The following proteins are co-located in the Streptomyces asiaticus genome:
- a CDS encoding ornithine cyclodeaminase family protein, producing the protein MLNIDAQQTINALPFHDLIPALRQGFVHGASTPARHHHTVDADTDATILLMPAWSHREFLGVKLVNVFPANARHGRPALSSAFVLASAATGEHLAIIDGNELTRRRTVATSALAATYLARPGSTTHLVVGAGHVGSLVAEAYRSVLDIRTVLVYDRTVSHAHRLADTLRQQGLDARPVADLAPAAGEADIISCATLATEPVIKGDWLQPGTHLDLIGSFRPTMREADDQCVRRGTIFIDTPQALRESGDLTQPMDAGLLTPDDIAGTLPDLCAGTIPGRRTQEEITVFKSVGSALADLTAASVVYRSHGGARAGSSRR; encoded by the coding sequence ATGCTGAATATCGACGCCCAACAGACCATCAACGCACTGCCGTTCCACGACCTCATCCCCGCGCTCCGGCAAGGTTTCGTTCACGGCGCCAGCACTCCTGCCCGCCACCACCACACCGTCGACGCCGATACCGACGCCACCATCCTGCTCATGCCCGCCTGGTCCCATCGCGAGTTCCTGGGTGTCAAGCTCGTCAACGTCTTTCCCGCCAATGCCCGCCACGGCAGGCCGGCCCTGTCCTCCGCGTTCGTTCTGGCCAGCGCCGCCACCGGGGAGCACCTGGCCATCATCGACGGCAATGAACTGACCCGGCGCCGCACCGTGGCGACCTCCGCTCTGGCCGCCACCTACCTCGCACGACCCGGGAGCACCACCCACCTGGTGGTCGGAGCGGGGCATGTGGGCAGTCTCGTCGCCGAGGCCTACCGCAGCGTCCTCGACATCCGGACAGTGCTCGTCTACGACCGGACCGTCAGCCACGCCCATCGCCTGGCCGACACCCTGAGGCAACAGGGGCTCGATGCCCGTCCTGTCGCCGACCTGGCCCCCGCGGCCGGCGAAGCCGACATCATCAGCTGTGCCACCCTTGCCACCGAGCCCGTCATCAAGGGCGACTGGCTGCAACCCGGCACCCACCTCGACCTCATCGGCAGCTTCCGCCCCACCATGCGAGAGGCTGACGACCAGTGCGTACGCCGCGGCACCATCTTCATCGACACACCACAGGCCCTGCGCGAATCCGGTGATCTGACTCAGCCCATGGATGCCGGCCTCCTCACCCCGGACGACATCGCCGGCACCCTGCCCGACCTGTGCGCCGGCACCATCCCCGGCCGCCGTACCCAGGAAGAGATCACCGTCTTCAAATCGGTCGGCAGCGCACTCGCCGACCTCACCGCCGCCTCGGTGGTCTACCGCTCACACGGTGGCGCCCGCGCCGGTTCCTCGCGGCGGTGA
- a CDS encoding YbhB/YbcL family Raf kinase inhibitor-like protein, whose translation MTERYDPYRALPLVPEFPCYDPDALTVSGFWHWAVFDIPASVTELSAGAGDAGGQHLPTGAKTLANDAGRHGYLGAAPEPGEAPHRYVFVVHALDVPTLDVPTDATPAWLGFRLVAHALARATLTPVFGIPA comes from the coding sequence ATGACCGAGCGCTACGACCCCTACCGCGCGCTTCCTTTGGTACCGGAGTTCCCGTGCTACGACCCGGACGCACTGACGGTCAGCGGCTTCTGGCACTGGGCAGTCTTCGACATCCCCGCCTCGGTGACCGAGCTGTCCGCCGGCGCGGGCGACGCCGGTGGCCAACACCTGCCCACCGGCGCCAAGACGCTGGCCAACGACGCAGGCCGGCACGGCTACCTCGGTGCCGCACCCGAGCCGGGGGAGGCCCCGCACCGCTATGTCTTCGTCGTCCACGCACTGGACGTCCCCACGCTCGACGTCCCCACCGACGCGACCCCCGCCTGGCTCGGCTTCCGGCTCGTGGCCCACGCCCTGGCGCGGGCCACGCTCACACCGGTCTTCGGCATTCCGGCGTGA
- a CDS encoding tetratricopeptide repeat protein, translating to MLGADHPATLATRHSHAHWQCLAGDAAGAADEYVHLLHARMRVLGPDHPSTLRTWHDVAWWRGEAGDPTSAAQTLTDVVEACRRVLGPDHPFTFTGRLTQAHWRGLAGDAIGAAESIAELLPDMARVLGPDHRDIRTARDQLARWRSRAAERCGAPACSADSKAAARSLGRPRARRPKASEGFRPRRKGQCVKVRR from the coding sequence GTGCTGGGCGCCGATCACCCGGCCACGCTGGCCACCCGCCATAGCCATGCCCACTGGCAATGCCTGGCCGGAGACGCGGCCGGCGCCGCGGACGAGTATGTCCACCTGCTGCACGCGCGTATGCGGGTGCTCGGGCCCGACCATCCGAGCACCCTGCGGACCTGGCATGACGTGGCGTGGTGGCGCGGCGAGGCGGGCGACCCGACAAGTGCCGCACAGACTCTCACGGACGTCGTGGAAGCATGCCGCCGCGTACTGGGCCCCGATCACCCCTTCACCTTCACCGGCCGACTCACCCAAGCCCATTGGCGCGGCCTGGCGGGGGACGCGATCGGTGCCGCGGAGAGCATCGCCGAGCTGCTGCCCGACATGGCTCGGGTGCTGGGCCCCGATCACCGTGACATCCGCACGGCCCGCGACCAGCTGGCCCGCTGGCGTTCCCGGGCCGCGGAACGGTGCGGCGCCCCCGCCTGTTCGGCGGACTCGAAGGCAGCCGCCCGGTCGCTCGGTCGCCCGCGAGCTCGGCGGCCAAAGGCTTCCGAAGGCTTCCGACCTCGGCGAAAAGGTCAGTGCGTGAAGGTGCGGCGGTAG
- a CDS encoding HEAT repeat domain-containing protein, protein MTAPSEDTNTIRILRGLENSSSSVRLQAALAVGTTPDPAFIGKLMERCAIEPEFCVREMLTWALTRHAASMTLPVLLDEVRSERAQARSQALHTLSKIGDRQAWPAITPALLSDADDEVARSAWRAAVVLVPEGGEHELAVVLATQLGRGEHETQLSLSRALIALGEAMLPALGAATRDPDPRVRTHALATERLWRDPDAGFEFAIEEAKRVVALGGSGREGR, encoded by the coding sequence ATGACGGCGCCGAGCGAGGACACGAACACGATACGAATTCTCCGGGGGCTGGAGAACAGCAGCTCATCGGTCCGGCTGCAAGCAGCGCTGGCGGTCGGCACGACCCCGGACCCGGCGTTCATCGGCAAGCTCATGGAGCGATGCGCGATCGAACCAGAGTTCTGCGTGCGCGAAATGCTGACGTGGGCACTCACCCGCCACGCGGCATCGATGACACTCCCGGTGCTTCTCGACGAAGTCCGCTCGGAGCGTGCGCAGGCACGGAGCCAGGCGTTGCACACGCTGTCCAAGATCGGGGATCGGCAGGCGTGGCCGGCGATCACACCGGCGCTGCTGTCCGACGCCGATGACGAGGTGGCCCGGAGCGCCTGGCGGGCAGCGGTCGTGCTCGTGCCCGAGGGTGGGGAGCACGAGTTGGCCGTAGTGTTGGCGACACAGCTCGGGCGCGGCGAACATGAGACGCAGCTGAGCCTCAGCCGGGCGCTGATCGCGCTCGGGGAGGCGATGTTGCCGGCACTGGGCGCCGCGACGAGGGATCCCGATCCTCGTGTGCGCACGCACGCACTCGCCACGGAGCGGCTGTGGCGCGACCCGGATGCCGGATTCGAGTTCGCGATCGAGGAGGCGAAGCGCGTCGTAGCCCTCGGCGGGAGCGGCCGGGAGGGGCGGTAG
- a CDS encoding type 1 glutamine amidotransferase domain-containing protein codes for MAKVLFVMTGTPYWTLKDGTRYATGYWAEEFAAPYKALTEAGHEITVATPGGAVPTVDMMSLRPAMAGSAQIALDLEAIIRSAEVMRRPIHLANARLDDYDAVYLPGGHGPMEDLSVDADVGRLLTEALPSGKPLAIVCHAPAAMLATRIHGKSPFIGYRVTGFTNEEEEEVGLAKRARWTLETELIALGVDFTKGEKWKPYTVVDRNLYTGQNPASASPLAERLLKVI; via the coding sequence ATGGCCAAGGTACTTTTCGTGATGACCGGTACGCCCTACTGGACGCTCAAGGACGGCACCAGGTACGCGACCGGCTACTGGGCTGAAGAGTTCGCCGCCCCCTACAAGGCCCTCACCGAGGCGGGCCACGAGATCACCGTCGCCACCCCCGGCGGGGCCGTTCCGACGGTGGACATGATGAGCCTGCGACCCGCTATGGCGGGCAGCGCGCAGATCGCACTCGATCTGGAGGCGATCATCCGCTCCGCGGAAGTGATGCGGCGCCCGATCCACCTCGCGAACGCCCGGCTGGACGACTACGACGCCGTCTACCTCCCCGGCGGCCACGGTCCCATGGAAGACCTGAGCGTCGACGCCGACGTCGGCCGCCTGCTGACGGAGGCCCTGCCCTCCGGTAAACCCCTCGCCATCGTCTGCCACGCCCCGGCAGCGATGCTGGCGACCAGGATCCACGGGAAATCGCCCTTCATCGGCTACCGGGTCACCGGCTTCACCAACGAGGAAGAGGAGGAGGTCGGCCTTGCCAAGAGGGCCCGCTGGACACTGGAGACCGAGCTCATCGCACTCGGCGTCGACTTCACCAAGGGAGAGAAATGGAAGCCCTACACGGTGGTCGACCGCAACCTGTACACCGGACAGAACCCCGCGTCGGCATCCCCCCTGGCGGAACGCCTGCTCAAAGTCATCTGA
- a CDS encoding NADPH-dependent F420 reductase, whose protein sequence is MVLSNSRGPESLTDPVAELGERASAATPAEAALAGDLVVVSVPLYAVRDVPTAELAGKVVLDTSNYFPERDGRVPELESGEVTVSELLQGHLEKSKVVRCFNNLYYRHMSLLARPSGAPDRTHLTIAGDDAEAKTAAAEFIGSIGYGVVDAGPLAEGWRFEFGHPAYAVYTDDTTEQDANGIHGPAISTADEVREALAKVRR, encoded by the coding sequence GTGGTTCTGAGCAACTCGCGGGGGCCGGAATCCCTGACCGATCCGGTGGCCGAACTGGGCGAGCGGGCGAGCGCGGCGACCCCGGCGGAGGCCGCGCTCGCGGGTGACCTGGTCGTGGTGAGCGTGCCCCTGTACGCCGTCCGCGATGTCCCCACCGCGGAACTGGCGGGCAAGGTGGTCCTCGACACGAGCAACTACTTCCCCGAGCGGGACGGCAGGGTCCCCGAGTTGGAAAGTGGCGAGGTGACCGTCAGCGAACTACTCCAGGGACACCTGGAGAAGTCGAAGGTCGTCAGGTGCTTCAACAACCTGTACTACCGCCACATGTCGCTCCTGGCACGCCCTTCGGGCGCACCGGACCGCACCCACCTGACGATCGCGGGGGACGACGCGGAGGCCAAGACGGCGGCAGCCGAGTTCATCGGCAGCATCGGCTACGGCGTCGTCGACGCCGGGCCCCTCGCGGAGGGATGGCGGTTCGAGTTCGGCCACCCCGCCTACGCGGTGTACACCGACGATACGACTGAGCAGGACGCGAACGGGATCCACGGCCCCGCGATCAGTACGGCCGACGAGGTGAGGGAAGCACTGGCGAAGGTCAGGCGCTGA
- a CDS encoding tetratricopeptide repeat protein yields the protein MGTSLGESGRVAAATAYFRRMSATTRRRLGSDHPNTLAARGALAEWRGEAGDPAAAAESYAELLADSVRILGRDHPETLAVRYAPSTVWVSVPPSASRALSRRVTSWPSADRGLNHRAVYRPSPCPLSEASRQVVPPSKETSTPAAPDRTSPRTPPVPSRPARVPHSRGTAYAGSTRSHFS from the coding sequence TTGGGTACCAGCCTCGGCGAATCGGGCCGAGTCGCCGCCGCCACCGCCTACTTTCGGCGGATGTCCGCCACCACCCGCCGCCGGCTCGGCTCCGACCACCCCAACACCCTCGCCGCCCGAGGGGCCCTGGCCGAGTGGCGTGGCGAGGCGGGGGACCCCGCCGCTGCCGCGGAGTCGTATGCCGAGTTGCTGGCGGACAGCGTGCGGATACTGGGCCGTGACCACCCGGAAACATTGGCCGTCCGGTACGCGCCCTCCACGGTCTGGGTGAGCGTCCCCCCTTCCGCGTCCCGCGCGCTCAGCCGCAGGGTCACGTCCTGGCCTTCCGCAGACCGCGGGTTGAACCACCGTGCGGTGTACCGGCCGTCGCCATGCCCGCTCAGCGAGGCCTCGCGCCAGGTCGTCCCCCCGTCGAAAGAGACCTCGACCCCCGCGGCCCCGGATCGTACGTCCCCGCGCACGCCACCCGTCCCGTCCCGTCCGGCGCGCGTCCCGCATAGTCGGGGCACCGCGTACGCAGGGAGCACACGGTCTCACTTTTCGTGA
- a CDS encoding MerR family transcriptional regulator, protein MLIGDVARRSGVSARMLRHYESLGLVRPTGRTDSGYREYSSEDIRRIFHIESLRTLGLSLRDVRRALDDPGFAPAELVDDLIRQTRDRIAAETKLLTRLRRIGAAQPAGWEEVLQIVALLQALGSKSAGTRQRAALSAVEDVPVPVEALAEAVLSESDPNVAGALRWALARSGEDALALLAEGLGSPAAEVRKRAVQSIAEIPYDEATALLRDALTQSDMAVRRYAALALGARGVADAVPTLIDMIVEERNDADAADALSALASDPELADQIATGLLDRLSRGTMGASARRRLAQALADIPGIRTSRALADLSHDEDRAVALTATYILKLRDARE, encoded by the coding sequence GTGTTGATCGGTGATGTCGCGCGACGGTCCGGAGTCAGCGCCCGCATGCTCAGGCATTACGAATCGCTCGGCCTGGTGCGGCCAACGGGTCGTACCGACTCGGGCTATCGGGAGTACTCCAGCGAGGACATCCGGCGAATCTTCCACATCGAGAGCCTGCGGACATTGGGGCTGTCGCTGCGCGACGTCAGGCGCGCGCTCGATGACCCCGGCTTCGCGCCCGCGGAGCTCGTCGACGACCTCATCCGCCAGACGCGAGACCGCATCGCGGCGGAGACGAAGCTGCTCACGCGACTCCGTCGGATCGGTGCCGCGCAACCCGCGGGCTGGGAGGAGGTCCTCCAGATCGTCGCGCTCCTCCAGGCGTTGGGATCGAAGAGCGCGGGAACGCGGCAGCGGGCGGCCCTGTCCGCGGTGGAGGACGTTCCCGTGCCGGTGGAGGCACTGGCCGAGGCCGTGCTGAGCGAGTCGGACCCGAACGTCGCCGGGGCCCTTCGTTGGGCTCTGGCACGATCGGGAGAGGACGCGCTGGCACTATTGGCGGAGGGCCTCGGCTCACCTGCGGCCGAGGTGCGGAAACGTGCCGTCCAGTCCATCGCCGAGATTCCGTATGATGAGGCGACCGCACTGCTGCGGGATGCCCTCACGCAATCCGATATGGCGGTCCGCAGGTACGCGGCTCTGGCGCTCGGGGCACGTGGCGTGGCCGACGCGGTCCCGACACTCATCGACATGATCGTCGAGGAGCGGAACGACGCCGACGCGGCTGACGCACTGAGCGCGCTGGCGAGTGATCCCGAGTTGGCGGATCAGATCGCCACTGGGCTCCTCGACCGCCTCTCCCGAGGCACCATGGGAGCGTCCGCACGTCGACGGCTGGCACAGGCGCTCGCGGACATCCCGGGGATCCGGACGTCACGTGCCCTCGCGGATCTGTCACATGATGAGGACCGTGCCGTTGCGCTCACCGCGACATACATTCTCAAGCTGCGCGACGCACGAGAGTGA
- a CDS encoding aminoglycoside phosphotransferase family protein yields the protein MDSVTTRLVRRFGPQVAEWCAEAPNLIARLTSRWDLSLGESLPDGASSVALRCQWPDGTPAVLKLSPERALLAEQAGMLGWFAASGRVPAVLAVDEDAGAMVMEEVVPGTPAEDMPAASLPGQWSDLLAALHGVAPPPRPPRVLRGRCEEAFARVGRRLSEPAISARIDATAWSRAIQRCERLLDTQATTVLLHGDLHLGNVLDGGAERGLMAIDPKACVGDPCFDAVDYVVAGAGLEGVETRCARVAAACELDGDRLHAWSRVIAPFAAIAHLGNGGEEPVIDELLALAR from the coding sequence GTGGACAGCGTAACCACGCGGCTCGTTCGTCGATTCGGTCCGCAGGTCGCCGAATGGTGCGCTGAAGCGCCGAACCTGATTGCACGGTTGACGTCCCGTTGGGACCTTTCCCTCGGTGAATCCCTCCCGGATGGTGCCTCGTCGGTCGCGTTGCGGTGCCAATGGCCCGACGGCACGCCCGCGGTGCTGAAGCTCAGTCCGGAGCGGGCCCTTTTGGCCGAGCAGGCCGGAATGTTGGGGTGGTTCGCTGCCTCGGGCCGGGTGCCCGCTGTGCTGGCCGTCGACGAGGACGCGGGCGCAATGGTGATGGAAGAGGTCGTGCCCGGAACGCCGGCGGAGGACATGCCTGCTGCTTCGCTTCCCGGGCAGTGGTCGGATCTGCTCGCCGCGTTGCACGGGGTCGCTCCGCCTCCGCGGCCGCCGCGTGTGCTGCGCGGCCGGTGCGAGGAGGCCTTCGCTCGTGTCGGCAGGCGGCTGTCCGAGCCTGCGATCAGTGCACGTATCGATGCCACTGCGTGGAGCAGGGCCATTCAGCGGTGTGAGCGGCTGCTGGACACGCAAGCGACAACCGTGTTGCTCCACGGTGACCTGCACCTGGGCAATGTGCTCGACGGTGGCGCGGAGCGCGGTCTGATGGCCATCGATCCGAAGGCATGTGTGGGTGATCCGTGCTTTGACGCGGTGGACTACGTCGTGGCCGGCGCCGGGCTGGAGGGCGTCGAGACCCGCTGCGCGCGCGTGGCGGCGGCGTGCGAGCTCGATGGCGACCGGCTTCACGCCTGGAGCCGGGTGATCGCCCCGTTCGCGGCCATCGCCCACCTCGGTAACGGTGGTGAGGAGCCGGTGATCGATGAACTGCTCGCGTTGGCCCGGTGA
- a CDS encoding acyl carrier protein — translation MPRKSLPTRLAATAALLLAAGALSAPAASAKPTNASPGDAYVLNVSTNPTSTDYGNRRVDVTGTVTKADGTPASNIPVTIQEVVLFTTWNPWGDPIDPNYYEPRDLGTPVTDANGRFTIPDVDIDHVGGSSLLNVQHRVQITALYDEDGDPNTPQDGYYADTTVAAKAKPSSVSYQVNKKKVKAGDILTVQGKVSLPQGIEPEGTEVFLQTYWESEYHVKTTVEDDGYFVLSVRVSREDNAFELRTAPRDLYVAGTDRPLPITNTSRPRT, via the coding sequence GTGCCCAGGAAGTCCCTGCCGACGCGGCTTGCCGCCACCGCCGCGCTCCTGCTCGCCGCAGGCGCCCTGTCCGCGCCCGCCGCCTCAGCCAAGCCCACGAACGCCTCCCCCGGCGACGCCTACGTGCTGAACGTGAGCACCAACCCGACCAGCACCGACTACGGCAACCGCCGCGTCGACGTCACCGGCACCGTCACCAAGGCCGACGGCACCCCGGCGTCCAACATCCCCGTCACCATCCAGGAGGTCGTCCTCTTCACCACCTGGAACCCGTGGGGCGACCCGATCGACCCCAACTACTACGAGCCGCGCGACCTGGGCACGCCGGTCACCGACGCCAACGGAAGGTTCACCATCCCCGACGTCGACATCGACCACGTGGGCGGCAGCAGCCTGCTCAATGTCCAGCACCGGGTGCAGATCACGGCCCTCTACGACGAGGACGGCGACCCCAACACCCCGCAGGACGGCTACTACGCGGACACCACCGTGGCCGCCAAGGCCAAGCCCAGCTCCGTCAGCTACCAGGTCAACAAGAAGAAGGTGAAGGCGGGCGACATCCTCACCGTCCAGGGCAAGGTCAGCCTCCCCCAAGGGATCGAGCCCGAGGGCACCGAGGTCTTCCTCCAGACCTACTGGGAGAGCGAGTACCACGTGAAGACCACCGTGGAGGACGACGGCTACTTCGTGCTGTCCGTGCGCGTCTCGCGCGAGGACAATGCCTTCGAGCTGCGCACGGCTCCGAGGGACCTCTACGTGGCGGGCACGGACCGGCCGCTCCCGATCACCAACACCTCACGCCCCCGCACGTAG
- a CDS encoding RidA family protein, whose amino-acid sequence MTVHTIEVPEDNAVFGHTTSAFASFGYSAAVRAHGLLFIAGTIGRRADGTIPDTIEEQTEIAIRKIEEILRLENLDLSALVDITSYHVDIRQHLPGFIEAKQRLVKAPYPTWTIIGVSGLASPGLLVEIRATAAYPDGASR is encoded by the coding sequence ATGACCGTCCACACCATCGAGGTCCCCGAGGACAACGCCGTCTTCGGGCACACCACCAGCGCCTTCGCAAGCTTCGGCTACTCCGCCGCGGTCCGCGCGCACGGCCTCCTGTTCATCGCCGGAACAATCGGCCGCCGCGCCGACGGAACCATCCCGGACACCATCGAGGAACAGACCGAGATCGCCATCCGGAAGATCGAAGAGATCCTTCGACTGGAGAACCTCGACCTGTCCGCCCTCGTGGACATCACCAGCTACCACGTCGACATCCGCCAGCACCTGCCCGGCTTCATCGAGGCCAAACAGCGCCTCGTCAAAGCTCCCTACCCGACCTGGACGATCATCGGGGTCAGCGGCCTCGCCAGCCCGGGACTCCTCGTCGAAATCCGCGCGACCGCCGCCTACCCCGACGGCGCATCCCGATAG
- a CDS encoding GlxA family transcriptional regulator — MAVHRVAVLALDGVTPLDLAIPTQIFTTRPETPYEMTLCALDAKVATTAGFALVADGDLEQVRAADTVIVPGYEPLLRPPEAVLGVLAEARDRDRRVVSICTGAFALAAAGVLDGLHATTHWKHIDELERDFPAVEVDRDVLYVDEGDVLTSAGVCCGIDLCLHLVRRDLGAVVANEIARGLVAAPHRDGGQAQYVPAPVAVAGEASLSGTREWALHRLGEPLTLRVLARHAGLSQRTFMRRFTEETGTTPLQWLLNARLGKARELLETTDHSVERVARDCGLGTPANLRLHFRRALGTTPTAYRRTFTH, encoded by the coding sequence ATGGCAGTGCATCGAGTCGCGGTCCTGGCGCTGGACGGGGTCACCCCGCTCGACCTGGCGATCCCGACGCAGATCTTCACCACCCGGCCGGAAACCCCCTACGAGATGACCCTGTGCGCGCTGGACGCGAAGGTGGCCACCACGGCGGGCTTCGCCCTGGTCGCCGACGGGGACCTGGAACAGGTGCGCGCCGCCGACACCGTGATCGTGCCGGGGTACGAACCGCTTCTACGGCCGCCGGAGGCCGTGCTCGGCGTGCTGGCCGAGGCCCGCGACCGAGACCGGCGGGTGGTGTCGATCTGCACGGGCGCCTTCGCACTTGCCGCGGCGGGTGTGCTGGACGGGCTGCACGCCACGACCCACTGGAAGCACATCGACGAGCTCGAGCGGGACTTCCCGGCCGTCGAGGTCGACCGCGACGTGCTCTACGTCGACGAGGGCGATGTGCTCACCTCGGCCGGGGTGTGCTGCGGCATCGACCTGTGTCTGCACCTCGTGCGCCGCGACCTGGGGGCGGTGGTGGCCAACGAGATCGCCCGCGGTCTGGTGGCCGCCCCACACCGGGACGGTGGGCAGGCCCAGTACGTGCCGGCTCCCGTCGCGGTGGCGGGTGAGGCGTCGCTGTCCGGTACCCGGGAATGGGCCCTGCACCGGCTCGGCGAGCCGCTCACCCTCCGCGTGCTCGCCCGGCACGCGGGTCTCTCGCAGCGCACCTTCATGCGCCGGTTCACCGAGGAGACGGGCACGACCCCGTTGCAGTGGTTGCTCAACGCCCGCCTCGGCAAGGCGCGGGAACTGCTGGAAACCACGGACCACTCGGTGGAACGGGTGGCGCGGGACTGCGGACTGGGCACGCCGGCCAACCTGCGGCTGCACTTCCGGCGCGCACTGGGCACCACCCCCACCGCCTACCGCCGCACCTTCACGCACTGA
- a CDS encoding HD domain-containing protein: MTGPTREATADLITLPGTPLADAVMDLIRPVETPSVFNHSIRSYLFARLAAGRLGLAVGHDYHDDLLFAACAMHDLGVASDGPHSQRFEVEGADRAAAFLIDRGVPAAEADQVWQAIALHTSPGIAERRGTLCVLVREGVALDFGGPLGAGHIDAITDEQANAVHTAYPRLDMVRSLTDAIVAQAAKNPTNAPRYAIPGEFLRERETFGRTRLEHACRSSRWGD, translated from the coding sequence ATGACCGGACCTACCCGCGAGGCGACCGCCGACCTGATCACGCTGCCCGGCACACCGCTTGCCGACGCCGTCATGGATCTCATCCGGCCGGTGGAAACGCCGTCCGTGTTCAACCACAGCATCCGCAGCTACCTGTTCGCCCGGCTGGCGGCCGGCCGCCTCGGCCTGGCCGTCGGCCACGACTACCACGACGACCTGTTGTTCGCCGCGTGCGCGATGCACGACCTCGGCGTGGCGTCGGACGGCCCGCACAGCCAGCGGTTCGAGGTCGAAGGCGCCGACCGGGCCGCGGCATTCCTCATCGACCGCGGAGTGCCCGCGGCCGAGGCCGACCAGGTCTGGCAGGCCATCGCCCTGCACACCTCGCCGGGTATCGCGGAACGCCGTGGCACGCTGTGCGTGCTCGTCCGCGAAGGCGTCGCCCTCGACTTCGGCGGCCCATTGGGCGCCGGCCACATCGACGCCATCACCGATGAGCAGGCCAACGCCGTGCACACCGCCTATCCACGGCTGGACATGGTCCGCTCACTCACCGACGCGATCGTCGCACAGGCAGCGAAGAACCCGACGAACGCACCCCGGTATGCCATCCCCGGCGAATTCCTCCGCGAACGCGAGACCTTCGGCCGGACCCGGCTGGAGCACGCCTGCCGTTCGTCCCGCTGGGGCGACTGA
- a CDS encoding calcium-binding protein, with translation MSTLGPRSRRVRPVGVAALLAVAASTGLFAWNAQAATSPASPSPVSSTASPATVTVTDGAMAYAAADGQTNKLTIKRISETDTTLTFGVDDVVEITAGTDCTHPTTTDLTYVTCTVPVPDPDHGGAQGNVELGDGNDSAKVSGGDVNIDGGTGDDTITGASVAVGGDGDDTISHATDANGNAGNDTITDSFAVWAGDGDDIVTGDDVANEIYGGPGDDHLDGAGNDDTIDGQEGDDTIKGGPGNDYLFGGPGQDDIDGGPGDNVIDQDGSVPEGF, from the coding sequence GTGTCCACCCTTGGCCCGCGTTCCCGCCGCGTCCGCCCGGTCGGCGTCGCCGCCTTACTGGCCGTCGCGGCCAGCACCGGACTCTTCGCCTGGAACGCCCAGGCCGCCACCTCGCCCGCGTCGCCGTCGCCGGTGTCGTCGACCGCGTCTCCGGCCACCGTGACCGTCACCGACGGAGCGATGGCCTACGCGGCGGCCGATGGGCAGACCAACAAGCTCACCATCAAGCGGATCAGCGAGACCGACACCACGCTGACCTTCGGCGTCGACGACGTGGTCGAGATCACCGCAGGCACCGACTGCACCCACCCCACCACAACCGACCTGACGTATGTGACCTGCACCGTGCCCGTCCCCGACCCGGACCACGGCGGCGCCCAGGGCAACGTCGAACTCGGCGACGGCAACGACAGCGCCAAGGTCTCCGGCGGCGATGTGAACATCGACGGCGGGACCGGCGACGACACCATCACCGGCGCCTCCGTCGCGGTGGGCGGCGACGGCGACGACACCATCAGCCACGCCACCGACGCGAACGGCAACGCCGGCAACGACACCATCACCGACTCGTTCGCGGTGTGGGCCGGGGACGGCGACGACATCGTCACCGGCGATGACGTGGCCAACGAGATCTACGGCGGCCCCGGCGACGACCACCTCGACGGCGCCGGCAACGATGACACGATCGACGGCCAAGAGGGCGACGACACCATCAAGGGCGGACCGGGCAACGACTACCTCTTCGGCGGCCCCGGACAGGACGACATCGACGGCGGCCCCGGCGACAACGTCATCGACCAGGACGGATCCGTCCCTGAGGGGTTCTGA